One genomic segment of Mytilus galloprovincialis chromosome 5, xbMytGall1.hap1.1, whole genome shotgun sequence includes these proteins:
- the LOC143075841 gene encoding peptidyl-tRNA hydrolase 2, mitochondrial-like — protein sequence MTSFFSKEQTGYVAVGIGVGLVIGWFLRGRLRPQIAILSSKNGLNEAVVSADSGEYKLVFVVRNDLKMGKGKAAAQCCHAAVMSYEAVSKTDPEMFRKWRMYGQPKVVVKTETEESLLKIAREARSLGLNASLVKDAGRTQIAPGSITVTGIGPGPEELVNQVTGHLKLF from the exons atgaCATCATTTTTCAGTAAAGAGCAAACAGGATATGTTGCTGTAGGAATAGGAGTCGGTCTTGTCATTGGATGGTTTCTTAGAGGACGTCTCCGACCTCAAATAGCTATTTTATCATctaaaaatggtttaaatgaa GCAGTAGTTTCTGCAGATAGTGGAGAGTACAAATTGGTATTTGTTGTAAGGAATGATTTGAAAATGGGAAAAGGAAAAGCAGCTGCACAG TGCTGTCATGCTGCAGTCATGTCATATGAAGCTGTCAGTAAAACAGACCCAGAAATGTTCAGGAAATGGAGAATGTATGGTCAGCCAAAAGTTGTTGTCAAAACAGAAACAGAGGAATCGTT aTTAAAAATAGCCAGAGAAGCTAGATCTTTAGGACTTAATGCTAGTTTAGTAAAAGATGCTGGTCGTACTCAGATAGCCCCGGGATCTATAACAGTGACTGGTATAGGACCAG GACCAGAAGAATTAGTGAATCAAGTGACAGGacatttaaaactgttttga